One Mytilus trossulus isolate FHL-02 chromosome 5, PNRI_Mtr1.1.1.hap1, whole genome shotgun sequence DNA segment encodes these proteins:
- the LOC134719768 gene encoding FMRFamide peptide receptor frpr-18-like produces the protein MESNFTNGTLHAIGRQPERWGWWTQQIVTPIIVLIGIGGNIMSFLLMKTKSLRKKSYSHFLCALAVFDSLCLINRQIALIHQLMHDKKKDGVFTNYSDISCQIYSFYEHVCYLMSSWLIVGMAAERVVAMCLPFRKTILRTQTGAIVMIISTFVLMCISQIFRFIMIKNVGGNCEGDMDTHSEYLNLHIYFYQFTLVLTLPFILVLVCNSMVIYQIHRVRKAASGNTRSRVVERSHKTTLMLLAISFTYLVTMLPLVVISFVWQVTLENQDIEMVFFLMPFQSFVSVISYCNYGVNFFIYILSGRSFRLELKRIFRRERHLSMSSTRTREEVMKLQ, from the exons ATGGAGTCAAACTTCACAAATGGAACATTACATGCCATAG gTCGCCAACCAGAAAGATGGGGATGGTGGACCCAGCAAATAGTGACACCGATTATCGTTCTTATTGGAATTGGCGGGAACATAATGTCTTTTTTACTCATGAAGACCAAATCCCTTCGCAAGAAATCCTACAGTCATTTTCTCTGTGCTTTGGCAGTATTTGACAGTCTATGTTTGATTAATCGACAGATCGCATTGATTCACCAACTCATGCACGATAAAAAGAAAGATGGTGTCTTTACAAATTACAGCGACATTTCTTGTCAAATTTATAGCTTTTATGAGCACGTGTGTTATCTAATGTCATCATGGCTAATTGTAGGAATGGCTGCTGAGCGGGTTGTAGCGATGTGCTTGCCGTTTAGAAAGACAATATTGAGAACACAGACCGGAGCAATCGTGATGATCATTTCAACTTTTGTTCTTATGTGCATTTCTCAAATATTCCGTttcataatgataaaaaatgtaGGCGGTAACTGTGAAGGCGATATGGACACACATTCAGAATATTTGAAtctacacatatatttttaccaGTTTACACTCGTTCTAACATTACCGTTTATATTGGTACTTGTTTGTAACAGCATGGTAATCTATCAGATACATCGAGTGAGAAAGGCTGCTTCTGGTAACACGAGATCTCGCGTTGTAGAACGATCTCACAAAACAACGTTGATGTTACTTGCCATCTCATTTACTTATCTCGTAACCATGCTCCCTCTTGTGGTAATATCATTTGTATGGCAGGTAACTCTAGAGAACCAGGACATAGAGATGGTTTTCTTTCTGATGCCTTTTCAATCGTTTGTCTCCGTTATATCTTACTGTAATTATGGTGTGAATTTCTTTATATACATTCTGTCAGGTCGATCTTTCCGACTTGAACTCAAGAGGATATTCCGAAGAGAAAGACATCTCAGTATGTCTTCCACAAGAACAAGAGAGGAGGTAATGAAGCTTCAATAA